The genomic stretch GAGCCTACCGGCTATGGTATTTATGCCCCTCGTTACCCTTCACCAAAGAATGCATGTAAGTTGTCCTTGATTCTAACAAAGAGTGTAAATAGAGTGAAAGTAATTGTAGAGTCTACTAGAGCAATAGTAAACTAGagcaacaaaagtaactaaactactaaataagaacaagagcatgccaatgtggTTGTGAAGTGTAGCAATATGTAAAAGAGCTCTCAAGGGGTGTtggttccaccactagtattTGGAATATTAACGATTAGGATAGTTCTAGCCATTATGTATACATGTGTATGGGAGAAGCTCCATATCGGGTAGTTGCAGACCATTCACCTGATCAACTGTCCTCTCATAACCACATCAATGTAAAGGGCAAGCCACATCACTACATTACTAGTAAGGGTTGTGCTAAGAACGCGGGAAGCCTTTCCCTGGGACCGTGCCCCAGGTTAGCAGGACACGCAATGTGGACCCTAGGCTCGTAGACCTGGCGGTAGGCATCCATGAAGCCGGTCCCCAAGCTGCACCCGGACAACATTGTCGCGTGCCTCCTCTATGGGCCCGTCCGGGAAGGTTTTCAGGAAGAGCCAGTTCTGCAAATGCAAAGCAAATGAGAAGAGTTCGCTACAGTTGCTTTGTTGAGCTCCAATGGCATGCTTGTCATTGGCATGTTGATGCACATTGCCAATGACAAGCGCAACATCAGCATGCCAATGAAAAGCTCAACATCAACATGCCAATGACAAGCTCATCCTACTCATCATTGGCATGCTTCTTAGTGCCATGCCGATGCACATTTGCACAAGCATGCCATTCATCCTACTCATCATTGACATGCTTATGACTAACATGCAATGCACATTGACATCAATCAGATCTAAATTGGCCTACATCAACGTCAGTTAGATCTACATTGACATCAATCGGATCCACAAATTGATTTAGAAGGGTTGGAGTTTTACAATGGGACGGATCGCTAGCGGGCACGTCAGAGGAGGAGGCTGCGAACCGGTGCTAGCATGTGCTCCACGACGTCCCAACCCAAATCCAGGAGGAGAGGGTGGTGGCGCCGGAGCAGTGGTTGGAGGAAAGGGCGCTGCTGGAACAGCAGTCGGAGGACGGGGCGCTGATGGAGCGGAGGGTTGCCGACGAGCCCGGAGTCGGCCGAAGGGCGGCACGACCAGTGGCGTGGCATTGGGAGCACTTGGACGCTGTTGGCCCCATGGCATCGGCGTGTGCATCGGGGTAGCGGGGAACCCAGGCAGAGGCTCCATATCCCAGTAGGAGCCTTTTGCACCCGACCGTCGCCATGGCTGCCGCCCGGTCGAAGAAAACCATAGGTTGAGGGGTGAAAAACCACCATCGCGAGATCCGCCGATCGAATCTTGTCTGCTTGTAGTGCGGCCACAGCCGCGCTCCTCGTACCCATCCTGACAGGCCTCGAAGCGATGGGAGACGGCCGATTCAAGACTGGTACTCGACCAGGAAGAATCGGCGCCACCACATCGCGGCAGCCTGCCTCGTACTTCCAGACCATGCACAACTAAGCAGAGTTCTGTCGCGTGACCATCGGGGCAGCGGGATCCATCGTTGCTGGGGCCAAAGGAGGcgggggaggcggaagaggcgagGAGGCCATGGGCGGCGGTTGATGGGACAGTCACATGTCTTAGTGAGGGAGCCGAGTGGAGCGAGAGAGGGAGTGAGACTAGTGACTGGAAGTAGGGAGCGAGGGCCCATAAAACGCGGTGTATCCCgcgcttctccacgcgtgcaaccGTCGCCCGCATGCAAAATTGGACGACAACGGGACAAACCGGCTACAAACGCTTGATTTAGGCGTTCCTCTTGGGCTTGTCCCAGGGCTACTTTGAGAACCAGTTGAGCCAAACGCGGAGGCCTTCCAGGCAACCAAACGAGCCGTTTTTGCCCTGGCCCGATGCGAGCTAAAGGGCTTGTAGACTACCAAACGCGCCAATGAGAATGGGAGATGATGTGTTCGCAGCAGAGAATACAAAAAAGTATACTCCCTGCGTCCATAAGTAAGTGTACGTTCGGACATATCTTAAGTCAGATTTCATTAATTTTGAACAACTTTTTAGAAAAAAGTAGCAGTATTTATGACATAAAAATAGTAGTTTGATGTTAAATATGTTActatttttgtgtaaaaatttagtcaaatttaaaACATATTTGACTTCCAAAAAAGGAAAACGTAGATTTACAGACGGAGGAAGTAGGTCCTCTTTGCAGCTCTGCCATCGTCACAATGTACTCTTAGGCGCCGACTGCACTGCTATTGGCACAATCGCCGCTCTACGGTGTCTGTGTTGCTTCCGTTCCTGGCTCTTCTGAGTTGAAGATGCTCCGGCCATATTTGTATGGGTCCCATCCTCATCGCTTCATTCGTGCCTCTCATTCGATGCACAGAGTCTCCGGCAAGAGGCAGGTAGAGGAATGAAGCAAGTAGTGCTCCCTCCGTCTGCAAGTCCCATGCTGCATTTAACAATTAACAACATTCCATCGGCCCTAACTTGGGAGCTGTCGCGGTCCCGGAGTTCTTTCTTCTTTGTGGCATCATCTCCGATGTCATGCTCTCGTCGGAGCGGGAGGACTCTTTTCGATGGCGGTGGACGGCTAATGGCAATTACTCCACAAAGTCAGCCTATGGCGCCTTCTTCGCCGGGACCACCGTGGCGCCGGTAGCCTCCCAGACGGTCGCGAGCACCCTACAGTTGCAAGTTCTTTGCTTGACTTGCTTCTAGGAATAGGTGCTGGACGGCGGGTAGGCTCCAGCGCCACGGTTTGCCCCACCCAGCGGCCTGCCCCTTGTGCGACCAGGAACCTGAGTCCATCCAGCACCTCTTGCTCGGCTGTGTGGTCGCCTGTGAGGTCTTGGCTTGGGCCTTAGCACGGTGGGGTAAGTTGGAGTGGCTACCGTCTGTCGACACCGAGCTCTTATAGTGGTGGTCCTCCTTGACCTGCCCTCCGAGGGCTAGGAGAGACCTTTGGATGGCAGTCATTTTGATCTTTTGGTGCATCTGAAGGCACCGGAATGAGGTGGTGTTCAATGGCTTGAGCTATTAGGGGTAGGATCAAGGATGAGTTCCATAGTTGACGTCTAGCTAAGCTTTTCCGCCCGGAGACTTTCGGTTTTCTTGAACCTTTTCCTTTTTCGTAGAGGGATGGAGATTAGGCTTCGCTCTAGGAGCTGTCACCCTTATTGACAGCATGTACTAAGTAGTGTGGGCCTTCTGACACCTTCTTCTATGTGATCAATACACTTTCCACGGTGTATTCTCAAAAAAACAGCATTCCAACGGGCGACCATAAGAAGATAGAGCGTAAAATCATTGCTCTTCTTATCACGTGATTCCTGACGCCTTCCCATACGAAGAGTGTCAAAAGCAACCAAAGAGAGTTTACACTCTTGCCAACACAAAGATACAAATCCTCAGTACAGGGCTTCAAGGTTTGGGACAGGCCGGCACCTAAATTATTGAAGGTCAAACAAATGCAAATGGTTGGAACCTGAAAGATCgcacactatttttttttttttggtaaactCTATGCAGTGAACCACACACAATTATTATTGTGCGTACTAACCGTGTGTGATCGGTGCTGCATAGCTCACGATTCATTCAGCCAAACCATGTGCGGTGCATTGCATAcggttgaattttttttaaaattgtgTGTGATCTTTATCATGTCACAAACTGTTTATGTTTCAATGGTGTGCGATTGCATACATCACACTATTCCTTTCCAGTGCGTTATTTGTAGTTGTGACACATTGGAGCATGGGAGGGAGCAAGGTGGAAATAGGTACATTTCTCTTTACTGCTTAACTTCCACTagaatcatacatggatccctttATTATGAACCTAATAAAAACGTAAAATGGAGAGAAACTTAGTAAAATGAAAAGATTAGGAACGTATGTTGGACTCCGGTTTTAGTTTATCTGAAACCCATGGTTTAATGGTATCCTCCGCTGCCGGATCCAGACCCGGTCCCTCCACCGCTGCCTGTCCCGCCATTATCGCTACTAcctgcgccaccaccaccaccagctcctTCTCCGGTGGCATAGCCTGAACCAGAAGTACCAGAGCTACCGGTCTGTCCACCTCCGGAGCCAGAACCGCTCCCAACACCGATGCTTGGACCTTGAGCGACACCCTTGACAATGCCACCACCGTCGCCACTACCCTGTCCACTGGCGCTGCCTCCTGAAGTTTCGTCGCTGGAGGCCTGCCCAGCTCCAGCTCCTTTGCCACCTCCATTTCCATTgtctccgccgccaccaccggtacCACTGCCGCCCGCATCAGAGTAGCTGACACCAGCAGCACCAGGAGCCGGTGCTAGTACTACGCCACTCTCACCACTTCCTTGACCGCCACCCTCCCCCGACCCTTTTCCGCTAGTTCCATCGGCGCCAGCACCTTGGCCTTCACCcccaccattaccattagcattgGCATACCCATTCCCGGTAGGGGCTGATGCCGAACCACTCGCACCAGTGCCGGAACCATAGCCAGACCCGGAACCAGATCCGGCTCCACCCTTTGAACCACCAccggcgccttctcctcctcctccaccagctGCCTGGGCATAGTTATTCTGGCTACCCCCATATGTAAAAGTTCCACCATATCCCGATGCACCACCTTTTCCACCTCCCGAGCCCCAACCACTCCCACCATCACTaccacctccgccgcctcccccacctcctcctcctgatgcaCTGGATGAGCTAGCGAGCATCCTCGAAGCATTGGTGAACCCAATGCTCAGGAGGACAACAAAGCCAAGAGCTGCAAGCTTAGTAGCCATTGTGTGTGACTTTGTGAGCTTGATGGAGTGTGAGATGAGTTGGATGCTGAGGGTTTTGTGGGCTTATATAGCGGTGGAGCTAGGCCGTGCATGGCGATATTTGCACACCAAACTCACGCTTTGGGTCTTGAATTCAGTTGGTGATTCGATAAGTAAACAGGGTAGCATGCAGTCAGTTGACTTACACCTCAACTAGGTAGCATTAAATGCTTAAACAGATCTCTCCATATCTTAATTCAGTCAACAGTCAACTAACTACAAGTGGTCAGCTGTGGAAGGGTCTGAAGTAAGCGACTGCTTGGCTTGTATCAAAGCCTAGCTAATCAGCTAGAGATTACATCTCCTCAGAGAGTGATATTGTATTCCCTCTTGTCATAAATACTTGTCGCAAATTTACTGAACTTATAGGCTAAAACATTTAAATTTGTTGAACGTGCGACAAATATTTTGGAGCCGATGTGTATTTTTTCTTGAGAAGTAGGATGATTCATTACACCTCTTTCCACATGAAAGAATATGCCTCCTGTACTCGTCCGTATGACCTAGTGATCGATATCACACTGCTGGCTCATGCACGCACATGAAGTCTGGATCCCATTGATCGAtctaggtgcattacttgcatttAGACTCGTAAAGGATGCGCAACGATGAATTATGTTTCGTCGGTGCAGGTAGACGCGGTTTAGCTGTAGCTACCCTGCGGCCATTACCGCTGCTCATGTAGTATATGATAAACGATGAAGCAAATTAAGTGTTGACTGTGCATACAGCCAGCTAGCGCACTGCCGGAATTTCGTTTGTACCAAGTGTTGTCAAGTTTACGGATGAGTTAATAACACCACAGGTACATAAACTTGTCCACGACGTGCAAATTCATACACAAACTTGTAAATAGTGGTAAACTagtgggatattcactttggctcataggagcatttgctcccactatgtgaatctacattttgaagtttcaaaaaattctaaagtaaattttttcatgtacatctacacattttatgttcgtgcacaagttttcaaaagaaactaaaaaaaattgtggctcctgtaaaaaagacaaattttgatgctataacacgactacgtacaggacatttttttgtctttcttgtacacgccacataaaatgttgtttctccatgaaaacttgtgcactaacaaagaatgtcacgatgtacaccaaaaaaattatgtcagaattttttgacatttttaaaattattttttaattattttgtataatgggagcatttgctcctatgagccaaaacaccacctcctAAACTAGTACACTAACTTGTCTTGTGGGTGCAAAATTAGTCCAAATTTCTCTAGTGCAGACATGTGGCACCGTTTCTTTTTTTAGAAAACCATGTATATATTATCTCGACGTTATAATTTTCTTTGCCTAGACCATGTCATCCTACTATGTTCTGGCTGGACCACACCGAAAAGGCCGGCGTCCGTACCCCGTCAGCTTAGCCAGCCTACCGTGCCGCTTCCACCTGCTCATGCTTCATGCTACAGCTCGGTGAAAACGTGGGCATCTCCCTGATCTAACGTGCATGACAATAGGCGAGCAAGTCACTGAGCGGAATCGATCCAAGTGAACCAACTAGACGCCTAGACGTGGTATTCTGTTTTAGTTTCACATACGGGAATCCATCGAGCTGCTTGCTTTCTTGCACTGCTAGATTTACACGTCAAGCGTGTCTATTCTGCTGCTAGACGCATCGATCTTTGCTATAAAACCAACATCTTCCGTCTCCACGACTGGCTCGTACTTGAAGGTCATGCACTCTTGCGCGTAAGCACGTCGCTGCCCAAGCTATACTCTAGCACCTGTAGGGGTCATCGCCATGCCGGCCAACAAGGCCGTCCTCTCCATCGCCGTCACGGCCGCGGTGTCGACATGTTGTTAACCAATAGCGTGGCGGTGGGTGGCGATCAGGCGGAGACAGCAACCGGGCTGCGTCCACGCTGGCCTGCCTCAACAGCCGCTATATTGCCAGAAACATGCACGTCCTCTTGAGCATCACGACGCCCACCGCGGCGGCGACAAGGAGGGATCTCAGATCGCTTAGTGCTCCATGGATTTTCTTAAAATTAGAGGGTTTTCACAAAAGAAACAGGTTTCACCTGTACTCACTAGAGTGATTTGTGAAAGAGGGAATAGAGAGAGAATGATTGCCCACACAATCGTGGCTTTCCTGTCATCTCATATATATAGGCAATGTACAAGATATACATGGAAAGAATCAATGCTAATCCTCTACCATAATGGCCCGATTATATGCAATATCTCGAGCACTAAATATGGAAGAGGATAATAGAATATGCCAAGAGCATAATAGAATATGCCAACCGAATATATGATTCGGTTTGCCTAACATCCCCCGCAGTCGCAACGGGAGATTCTCGGACGCTAAGACTGGATCGAAAGTCCAAGAATAATGGTGATGGTAGGCATTTGGTGAAGATGTCCGCGAATTGTCGAGACGAAGGCACATGCGAACGCGGATGTGCCCCAACGCAACACGATCTCGAACGAAATGAAGGTCGatctcaatgtgtttggtgcgtTGGTGCTGGACTGGATTCGTGGACATGTACACAGCACCGACATTGTCGCGAGAAGACAACTGTAGCACTTGGGCAGGGGTCGGTGGAGCTCTTGGAGAAGTTGGCGGAGCCAACTAGCTTCGAGCAACGGCGTTGGCAACGCCTCGatactccgcttcggcgctggaACGGGAGACGGTATGCTCGACGCTTGGATGACCACGAGATGAGGTTGTCGCCAAGGAACACGCAATAGCCGGAGGTGGAGCGACGAGTGTCCGGACAGCCCGCCCAGTCGGCATCCGTATAAGCGATGAGGCGATCCGTGGACGAAGGAGTGAGCTGCAGTCCATGGTGAAGCGTGCCCTTGACGTACCGAAGGACTCGTTTGACCAACAACAAGTGTTGATCACGCGGGTCGTGCATGTGGAGGCATATCTGCTGCACGGCATAAGCAATGTCGGGGCGCGTGAACGTCAAGTGCTTGGAGGGCACCGGCAAGACTTCGGTACTCCGAAGGATCGGCGACAGGAGGGCCAGCCTCGGCGGCGAGCTTGGGCGATGTGTCCACGGGAGTCGACGCAGAGTGGCAGGAGCTCATGCCGGCACGCTCGAGTATCTCGAGAGCGTGCCGAGTACTGAGAGAGAAACATCCCCCGAGAGTCACGTCGAACGGCAAGGCCGAGGAAGTGATGAAGCTCGCCCAAGTCGGTCATGGCAAACTCGGCGCCGAGGGCGGTGATGACTCGCTCGAGTAAGGTCGATGTAGAAGCCGtgaggatgatgtcgtcgacgtagaggaGCAAGTAAGCCGTGCCGAGTGTACCATGGAGGATGAAGAGCGAGGTGTCGGACTTCGAGCAAGTGAAGCCGAGAGTGGTGATGAAGGTCGCAAGCGATGATACCACGCACGAGGGGCTTGCTTCAAACCGTAGAGGGCGCGGTTGAGGCGGCACACATAGTCAGGACGAGTGGAGTCGACGAAGCCAGTGGGTTGGTGGCAAAAGACCACCTCGTCGAGACGCCCATGGAGGAAGGCGTTCTTGACATCGAGCTGGCGAATCTTCCAGTTGGAGGAGAGAGCGACAGAGAGGATAACCCGGATGGTAGCTGGTTTAACCACCGGGCTAAAGGTCTCGTCGAAGTCGATGCCGTGCTCCTGGGAGAAACCGCGCAGTACCCAGCGTGCCTTGTAGCGATCGAGGCTGCCGTCCGGTTTGAACTTGTGGCGGAAGACCCACTTGCCGGAGACGACGTTGGCGTTGGCGGGAGGACGCACAAGATCCCACGTGTCGTTGGCGAGTAAGGCGCCGTACTCAGCAGTCATAGCCGCCAGCCAGTTCGGGTCTTTGAGAGCACCACGAACAGACTTAGGGACCGGTGATGGAGCGACGACCGGAGTAGCGTGGAGGTTGAGGCGCGGGCGGGGACCGATGACCTTGCCAGCCTGACGACGGGTGATCATCTGGCGGGCAGGTGGTGGGGACGACGGTCGAGGAGGTGTCGTAGACGAGCTCGACGAGGGAGACGCGGAGCCGGAGGCCGCGTCATCGATGTCGTCGCTAGAGGATGCAGGAGCAGCGGAGAACGCAGGCTCTTGGTCCGGCGACTGCTGGGCCGTAGAGGCGGTCGAACGGCCCGAGgaggccgacgcgtgggccggcgAGGAGCAGACCGAGGGAGCCGGCGTGTGGGCCGGCGAGCGGGCCGAGGAGGCCGACGTCCGGGGCGTCGAGGCAGCAGGCGCATTGGAGACTGGGGGCGGTCCAGCGGACCGGCACGCCCAGCGAGGCCGACGCAGCCCGGTGTGCATGGGTGGCACGAGGGACCGAGTCGGGTACGTCGATCATGTCGTCATCCATAGGTGATGAAGACTGCTGCAGGTTAGACACGGAAAAATCTCGGGCAAAAGGAAAACGAGTTTCGTCAAAGACCACATGGCGAGAAATAATGATGCGACGAGACTCGAGATCCATGCAGCGGTAACCACGATGATTAGAGGGGTAACCAAGGAACACACAGGCTGCCGAGCGAGGCGACAGTTTATGAGGCATGGTGGAGGAGAGGTTGGGGTAACACAAACATCCGAAGGTACGAAGAAGTGTGTAGTCTGGTGGTTTAGAAAAAAGAGCAAAGTAGGGACATGGTGCGGTGGATGCTTTGGTAGGTAATCTATTTAGGAGATATGTTGCTGCGTGAAGTGCTTCAACCCAAAATTTAGGGGGCATGCTTGCTTGAATGGAAAGTGTGCGGACTATATCATTAACAGTGCGAATTATGCGTTCGGCTTTACCATTTTGTGAGGAAGTGTATGGACACGAGAAGCGCAAAAGAACCCCATGTGTGGTGGAGAGGTCCTGGAGGGCGCGGTTGTCGAATTCACGTCCGTTATCGCACTGGATGGCTTGAAGAGGGAGAGAGAACTGTGTAGCGACATATGTGCGAAAGTTAGATAGAATAGAGAAAACTTCAGATTTTTTACGGAGGGGATACGTCCACAAGTAATGAGTGAAATCATCTAAAAtgacaagaaagtatttgaagccagaAACACTCTCAATGGGTGAAGTCCACAAATCACAATGTATTAATTCAAAAGGCCTAATAGTACGAGTGGTAGAAGGCGAAAAAGGTAAACGGACATGACGACCaagttgacaagcatgacataaaCTAGAGTCCTTGTGCACTTTATTAATGGGGAGCGAGGTGGACGAAATAAGACGTCGGAACGCGTCGGGGCCAGGGTGACCAAGACGCCGGTGCCAAAGCGTGGAGTCGGCGGTGACGGCGGTGAGGGCGTGCGGCAAGGCGGTGACTGGATAGAGGTCCCCCGAGCTACTGCACCCGAGAATCACGGCCCCTGTCCCGAGATCCTTCACGAGAAAAACCCCAAGGGTCAAATTCAACCGAACATAAATTGTCAATAGTAAACCGACGAACGAGAGATTAGATTTTTGACTATGCGAGGAGTAACAAGAACATCACGAAGAGTGAGAGGACGAGATGAGGTAGGAATGGAAGTATGACCGGAGTGAGAGACAGGAATGGAAGAACCATCTCCGACCATGATATGTTTATGTGGAGGATTAGAAGACAAAGAATTGAGGTTACCAGCGTCCGAAGACATGTGCGCGGATGCTCCAGTATCCATGACCCACTCCTGGGGAGCCTGCAAGCTCATGGTGTTGAAGTAGCTTGCAAGGGCGGAGGGATCCCATGTCGGTGTCGAGGGAGCGCCGTAGGCCTGGTAGCCGTTGTAGGTGAACGTCGCAGGCGACGGGGGCACGTATGACGGAGCAGGCATCGCCATGAAGCCTTGGGCTGGGCGTGGTGGCAGGGCATGGGGGCGCGGGCCGAGGAGGCCGGCGCCATGGCTAGGACCAGCCATCGGGTGCATGTAGATGGCGCCGGTCCAGGGGTGCTGCAGGCTCGGGAAGGCGGGGGCGTGGCCAGCCCCGTAGGACTTCTTTTTGCCCTTGTTGCGGCCAGAGCCGTTTCCAGGAGCGCCGTAAGCCGGGGCCGGGGTGCCGAAGCAGGGGCGCCCAACGTGAggctgcggcggtggaggagcaGGGCCGCCGCGAGGACCCCCAGCAGGAGGGGTGGCGTAGTAGACCGAgggcgaggacgagcgcgtggAGGAGGGCTTGAGTTCCTGGAGAAGAAGCATGTTGCGGAATTGCATAAAGGTGGGGAAGGGCGTGAGGAGGGGCGCGAGGTTGCCGATGTCCTTGTAGTGGTCGTTGAGACCCTTGATGGTGTTCCACACCGGGCGTCGTCGGAGACCGGGGCGTTGACGTCGGCGAGGGCGTCGGCGGCCGTTTTCTGCTCAAGGCAGTAGGCGGTGACGCTCTTGTCCCCTTGCTCGATGTTGCGGAACTTCTGGCCGAGGTAGCCCGCGCGCGCCTGCTGGTTGTCGCGGAAGAGGGCGGTGATGGCGTCGAGGACGGCGAAGGCCGTGCTGCCCGCGGCCATGACCATGTCGGCGATGTCCGGCGTGATGGAGCCGTACAACCAACGCATGACGGTGGAGTCCATCCGCTGCCACTCCTCGTCGACCGGAGGAGTAGCGGTGGAGAGGTGATGAGCGAGGGCGTATTGGGTGACGGCGATCTGGAGGAAATTCCGCCACTTGGTGAAGTTCGAAGCCTTGAGGTCGAGGGTGACCGGTATGAGGCTCTTGATGTTCTGGACGGCGGTGGCTTGagcccatagggcggcgtggggatGAGGCTGGACGCCGGCGTcggacatggcggcggcggagggtggtgGAGAGGTGTCGCGGCGCACAgcccgggggcggcggcggtagTGGAGGTGGATAGGCGCGGAAGATCGTTTGGCTGATACCATGAAAGAGGGAATAGAGAGAGAATGATTGCCCACACAATCGTGGCTTTCCTGTCATCTCATATATATAGGCAATGTACAAGATATACATGGAAAGAATCAATGCTAATCCTCTACCATAATGGCCCGATTATATGCAATATCTCGAGCACTAAATATGGAAGAGGATAATAGAATATGCCAAGAGCATAATAGAATATGCCAACCGAATATATGATTCGGTTTGCCTAACAATTTGGACCAATACTGCACTCATATGACAAGTTAGTGTACCAATTTAACACAGTTTACAAGTTTGTGTATGAATTTGGACATCACACATACGTTTATGTATGTGTGGTGTTATTAAGTCTTTGCGGATATTACAAATCATCCGATCCCAGCGCCGCATACTCCTCTACCACCGTAGTCGCCTCCGCCTGCGAACTATCCACTACCCAACACGTCTCTGTTAGCAATAATCTTGCCTAGAAAGTGTTAAATTAACTTAGTACTAAGATCGTTAGTAAGTTTCCTAGTTTGTGTGTATATACAACCCAGGTCACTTTGGTCTCCATCAAAGATTTGCATCGAGAGGTCAGAGGATAAGAAAATCAGAAGGTGGGTACAAGTTTTTATGTGCGAACGAGTTCTAATCCGTGAGCAAAATGCCAAAATCCAACAATTGTTCAGAGCGAGGTCGAGATTTTGAAGCCAGGAGGTGATCGTctttatatatatttttatattttttcacACCGTACTAGCACCTCGTTGGCAAGCTAGTGGAAACTGGATAGTACATTATGTTATGCGTGGTAACTAGTAAGCTAGGTTTCTTGGGATAGTTATAGGAAACAAACATAGTGAATATTGATCTTGGGAAGGTAAAGTATTTTGCTAGCTCACTCAATTGGCTGTGTGCATGTCGACAAGTGAGGTGACAGATCCTAACTAAGCCATCTTAACTCACATGATCTGATCTTTAATGGTCTAGTATCAACGTTAAACTATACTCCATAGCTCTCTTCCGATTCGGCCAATTTAAGTTCCGACTTGTGAAACACACATGAGCACACTATAGTTCGTTAACTATCCTACACTATCTTGAGATATTTATGGTAACAACGCAAATATCTTAGGATATCGATCTAGAGAAAGTATGGTGTTTAGCTAGCACATACCGCATCCCGGATTA from Lolium rigidum isolate FL_2022 chromosome 4, APGP_CSIRO_Lrig_0.1, whole genome shotgun sequence encodes the following:
- the LOC124647924 gene encoding putative glycine-rich cell wall structural protein 1, which translates into the protein MATKLAALGFVVLLSIGFTNASRMLASSSSASGGGGGGGGGGGSDGGSGWGSGGGKGGASGYGGTFTYGGSQNNYAQAAGGGGGEGAGGGSKGGAGSGSGSGYGSGTGASGSASAPTGNGYANANGNGGGEGQGAGADGTSGKGSGEGGGQGSGESGVVLAPAPGAAGVSYSDAGGSGTGGGGGDNGNGGGKGAGAGQASSDETSGGSASGQGSGDGGGIVKGVAQGPSIGVGSGSGSGGGQTGSSGTSGSGYATGEGAGGGGGAGSSDNGGTGSGGGTGSGSGSGGYH